From a single Brassica napus cultivar Da-Ae chromosome C9, Da-Ae, whole genome shotgun sequence genomic region:
- the LOC106345211 gene encoding MLP-like protein 328 translates to MATSGTYVSEVPLKGSAEKHYKRWKSENHHFPDAIGHHIQGVTLHEGDWDSHGSIKIWNYTCDGKPEVFKERREIDDENNAVTVRGLEGHVMETLKLYDTTIQFIQKSPDDIVCKITMVWEKRTDDSPEPINYMKLVTSMVADMDNHVLKA, encoded by the exons ATGGCGACGTCAGGAACATATGTATCCGAGGTTCCGTTGAAAGGATCAGCAGAGAAACACTACAAGAGGTGGAAGAGTGAGAACCACCACTTTCCAGACGCCATAGGCCATCACATCCAAGGTGTCACACTCCACGAAGGCGATTGGGACTCTCATGGATCCATCAAGATTTGGAACTACACATGCG ATGGGAAACCGGAGGTGTTTaaggagaggagagagatagACGATGAGAATAATGCGGTCACGGTCAGAGGTCTTGAAGGCCACGTGATGGAGACTCTTAAGCTGTATGACACCACCATTCAGTTCATTCAAAAATCGCCTGATGATATCGTTTGCAAGATCACTATGGTCTGGGAGAAGCGAACCGATGACTCACCTGAGCCCATTAACTACATGAAGTTGGTCACGAGCATGGTTGCTGATATGGACAACCACGTCCTCAAAGCTTAA
- the LOC106345212 gene encoding protein C2-DOMAIN ABA-RELATED 10 → MDQKPLGLLTINVKRGINLAIRDHRSSDPYVVVTVADQTLKTRVIKKNCNPVWNEEMSVAIKDPNVPIRLTVFDWDKFTGDDKMGDANIDIQPYLDALKMGMELLRLPIGCAIKRVQPSRLNCLSDESSIVWNNGKITQDMILRLNNVECGEIEIMLEWHEGAGCRGVTSSSQGGVSSST, encoded by the exons ATGGATCAAAAGCCTCTCGGATTGCTAACGATTAACGTCAAAAGAGGTATCAATCTCGCCATTCGCGACCACAGAAGCAGCGATCCTTATGTTGTCGTCACCGTCGCCGATCAG ACATTGAAAACACGTGTGATAAAGAAAAACTGCAATCCAGTATGGAATGAAGAAATGAGTGTTGCAATCAAAGATCCCAATGTCCCTATCCGCTTG ACAGTGTTTGACTGGGACAAGTTCACTGGAGACGACAAAATGGGAGATGCAAACATAGACATTCAACCATACTTAGATGCTCTCAAAATGGGGATGGAGCTTCTTAGGCTTCCTATTGGATGTGCTATCAAGAGGGTTCAGCCATCGAGGCTGAATTGTTTATCAGATGAAAGTAGTATTGTTTGGAACAATGGTAAGATCACGCAAGACATGATCCTGAGGCTTAACAATGTCGAGTGCGGGGAGATTGAGATCATGCTTGAATGGCATGAAGGTGCTGGTTGCAGAGGTGTAACTTCCTCTTCCCAAGGAGGAGTCTCTTCCTCTACCTAA